Below is a genomic region from Takifugu flavidus isolate HTHZ2018 unplaced genomic scaffold, ASM371156v2 ctg386, whole genome shotgun sequence.
ACACCACCAGGCAGACCATGCAAAAATTAAACAGTACCACCAGGAAGGGTAAGGCCGCGGTCGTGATGTAGCTGATCAACAGGCCCTGCGGGAACTGGCTGCTTATCCAACATCTGAGGAAAGAGAAGCTGATTTAGTTCAGAAAGAAGCAAACCCAGCATTCACCCCGTGAGTTCCAGCATCTTACAGCTGCACAGTTGAGTTGTAGTTGTCGTCACCTTTCAGTTGAATTGTGTGTTTACCATAAACCTTAAAGCTCACACAGAGCACCGCGGTCAGCGTTGGCAATCCTGCGCCAAGACAAAAGAAGCACAGAAGAGACGTCAGCTGGACTTGAAAGCAAAGCCAGAACTTTAATTTAAGCCATTTTTGAAGAAAACATAGGAGAGAATAAGATTCTAAATACTTGGTACGGTCCCCTCACCCCATGCCACCAGGCTGAGCTTGAGCACGTATCTCTTGATATAGATGTTAAAGACTCTGACTAAGAGCAGGTAGAGATGGAACCCTTCCACAGCCATCCACAGGAAGGTGGCCATCAGGGAGAAGTGTAACAAGAGACCCAGGCCCTTGCAGATCCAGTCCTCATCAGCTACATCAAGCACCAAAACCCAGCAActgctcagcaggaagctgaggtgGAGGCACAGCAACG
It encodes:
- the LOC130520451 gene encoding adhesion G-protein coupled receptor G5-like, which gives rise to MIIIQRHPNKTVCVHLHLTGALLCLHLSFLLSSCWVLVLDVADEDWICKGLGLLLHFSLMATFLWMAVEGFHLYLLLVRVFNIYIKRYVLKLSLVAWGLPTLTAVLCVSFKVYGKHTIQLKGDDNYNSTVQLCWISSQFPQGLLISYITTAALPFLVVLFNFCMVCL